Part of the Microbacterium immunditiarum genome is shown below.
AGTCCGCATCTGGGTAGTCGATCGTCCACAGCGAGGATCCTCGGTTGCCATAGAAGTCACCGATGAGCGGGTTCCCGGTGTCGCCGGGCTGCGTGTACTTGTCCGCCTGCCACAGGTTCGATTCCTGCATCAGCACACCGAGCACGATCTGCGGCGGTATACCCCCGCCACCGGTTGGGGCCACCAGAGGGAACTCCACCTGCGGCACGTACGCGTCCATCCCCTGTCCACGCCAATTGGCGGGACGAGTCTCCGTGAGCTGACCCTTCACGGCGCGGTCGACTGCCCACTCGATCTGACGGGGTTTGGGCTGGAATGCCTGGTTGCCCGGGTCGTTTCGAGGAACCGCACAGTACCGTTCAGACTCCGCCGGGTCGTGCGGATCGCCCGTCATCGGCACCATTCCGCCGCCGACGGATGCCATCGCGGCAGACGTCGGGGTCGTCGAAGACGCCGGTTGAAACGCCGTGACCGACAAAGCCGCGACCGAACCCGTGACTGCGCTATCGGAACTAGAGGTATCCGCGGACCCCTGGAACATCTCGGATCCATCGTCATCGGCGTGTGATCGTGCCTTGACGGAGGCTGCTACGTCTCCTACGTCGAAGCTCAGCGCTCTGTGCGTCCCAGGCACCTTGGCATTGATCCAGGCGGTCCGAGTCGCAGCGCTCTCCGCATTGACAGCCGTGGCCAGCCCCGCCGGCACAGCAGACTTCACGATCAGTCGACCTTTGTCAGAGATCACGTCACGCGGGCCAGCATCCGGAAGCGCGGTGACCGCGTCGGCCGTTGAAATGTCTGTCCTTAGGTCGGAGCCGAGTAGGAAGAATCCGCCTTGAGGAGAACGACGCAGCCCAAGCTGAGCCACATCACCTGACGCGATCTCCCGCGCCTTGGCCTTACCGGAAGTCGGCATGAGATATGCGGCAGCCTGCCCGTCACCACGTGAGGCGACATAGCCGAGCCTCCCTTGGTCATCGATCGACAAGTCATACGCGGCCCCGGCCGTGGAAGCGAAGACCGATGGCTTTCCATCAGGCGACGCTCGAAGGATGCCCTTCGCCGTCACGGCGTAAACGGTACCGGCCGCGTCCGCGATAGCTGACGTCGCCTGCCCCCCGATCAAGGCACGATTGCGCACGTCTCCTGTGGTTGCATCAACAACCGCCAACAGCGTGGTCGATGCACTGGTATCGACACGGGTGAACGTGACTGTGTCGCCGGCACCGCACCCGGGGTTGAAGTACGCGATCGAGAACCCGGTGCCAAGCTCGCGGACCTTGCCCGTCGCGAACTCCACGATGACGGCGTTGGCCCCGCCCCCGAACCTTCTCTCCGAGTTCGTGATCTCGCGTGGACCGTACACTACGGCCATGTACTTCCCGCTCGAGGTGACACAACTGTTCGAGATCCACAGATTCGTGGCCGCCTCGTAGATCGGTAACGCAGCCACCGCATGCCACTGATAACCCGAATCACCCTCCGCCTGCAACACAGTTAGCCCGTCGGGACCACCCATCACAACCCTCGAGATGTCCCCCGACGTCGACCAGTCCGCGCCAAGGAGAGCATTCCGATCCTTGGCAGGAATGCCGCTCGCCGCCTGATGAATGGTCTTATTCGCTTCCTCGGACGGCGGCGAGTCCGCAGCCACCGCTGAACTCGCAGTTCCGAGGACTACAACCATTCCCACTGTTGCGACGACCGCAACATGTTTCATCACCGCGACTACCGCTCGGCTCACTGTCGATCCTCCACGAAATGAAGCGCGAGTTCTCCGCCGCGCGACGCTTCAATCGTCAGCGTGATTTCTGCGATCATCTTGCTCCCCATCTGGAACAGGTGCCGAGCCAGGTCTGGCTCCGTGCACGGTTTGTGGGCAAACGCTTGATGTCTCTCCGATGCCGCGGCCTCTTCTGCCAACGACGACCAGAGCGGGGCCGACGGTCTAGCCAGGCTTCGTGACCCGGGCGAATGAGTCGTCCGGAATGACGTACTCTCTGTTCCGGTCCGTAACTTCTTTGATGGGATCGCTCGCCGGCGCACGCTTCGCCACCGTTCAGCCGGTGTACGGGTCGAAGGTCAATGACACGCTGAAGTTGACCGTGGGGTACGTTTCGTAGCAGGGCTGGCCGGGCTGCGCTGTGCCGTACATCGTGCCGTTGTCGAAGAGGAACCTGCTGTTGAGTGCGTAGCTCCCATTGGTTGGAATGCTGATGTTCTTCGTAACGCCCAGCTCGTTCTTGTTCCACTCCGCGTACCCGACTTGGGTGCCACCTGAGTTGCGGAGGCCGATGCGGAACCGGGTGGGCAGGTTTCGGTAGGTCGTATTGCAACCGTCCTTGTAGTTGTCGCAAGTGAAGTAGTTCAGCTTCACCTGGCAAACCCCCCACTTCATGGCCCGCCAGGTGCCCCAGCTGATGACGCCCTCGACAGAGCCCGAGGCGCTGCCTCCATGGGAGCCGGTTGCGGTGACAGTGACCATCTTCGCGTTTCCTCTCTTAGGTGAACCGCCCCCGAGGGTCCGAGGACGGGCATTGAAGAAGCCCCGTGTCGCTTCTCAGGCGGCAGGCCTTCTTGGGTTGGTGCTCTACTCACGCAGGTCGCCGACGAAGCCCTTGCAGATGCCGCTCTCGCTCGCAAGTTCCTGATCGCGGATGGTCCCGTCGTCGCGTGTCAACAAGTTTGGGTAGGGCATATCGGGTTGGGTCGCGTCGGCGCGGGCGGCGTAGTCCTTGGAGAGGATTGGGTCATCGTTTAGGAAGTAGGCGTCCCAGGCTGCGTACACGAGCATGCAGTGGTAGATGCCGGCTGCCGTCGTGTACCCGTCCCAGTCGCCGCCGTGTCCCCACTTGCCGGCAGGCGTACCCGTCCGGGTCGCCGGCCAAGCGAAGCCGGGAGGTAGGGGCGCGGTCCAGGCGGCGACTTGCTCGCGGTACTCGGTGTCGCGTGCGTCCTCGGAGACCATCGATGGAGTGGGCGTCGGTGACTCCGGCGTACTCAAGGTCGTCGAGGTGGCGCTCGAGGTACTCGTCGTGATGTCAGCGGATCCTGTGGCGACCGCTTCGCCTGCGGGCGCAGCACACCCAGCGAGCGAGAGCGCAACTGCAACAGCGGATGCACCGAGCTTGCCCCTGGCGACTCGGTTTACACGCCTCCGACGATGCGGCATCGATGGCGACGAGCTCCGTTTCAACGGCCTAACCTTGCCCGGGCCCACCCAAACCGGTGCCCGCTCTGAAGTTCCGGCGCGTGGCCGACTCTGGGATCGCCCCGAACTCTCCGCGGACCGCTACACCATCGCTCATCTTCGCGACGGTGAACGCGATACCTTCCAGTGCCCCCTGGAACGGCACGTTCCCTACAGACGCGATGTCAACATCCGCGTCGGCTGGGATCGGGTGCTGCACAGGCACTGTCAGGTCAGCGGTTGGGTGGGCGTTCAGCCAATTTGCCGTCTCGGCGACACTCGCCCCCGCGATCCTCCAGTACGCAGTCTTAACCGCCATCGGCGCGCACCACCACTCGGTGTGTTGGATGTCGAAATAAGGTGAAGGGCTCGATGCGGAACGGATTGCCCCGGGCGGCAGCGTTGCTCTGGACAACCATCCAGCGGCTTTCTGGCTCGCGGAGTCTTCCGCTGTGCTGGGCGGTGCCGTGGTGAGTTCGGCGGCGGTCGCCCGCGTCGCAAATAGTGCGCCGAGCGGTTGCATCAGAATGATGCCGGCGCCCGCTACCGCGACACGCAGCATCGTGCGGCGAGAGACGTCAGACGGATCGACTCTGGGCATGGACCCCTCCTCCTTGATCAGGTGGGAGGAATACTACGGTCGGGCAAGCCGACGTAAGCAAGCCCCGATCCAACCGTTTCTGCGTTGTCCAACCCGCAAGGAACAAGCTCCAGCGGCGAGATGGAGCCCGACCTCGATACGGATTTGCACCGTTGCCAGGGGGTGGCGACACGAGGAGCCGATAGGCAGGCCGATTTTCGGATCGTGTCTAGACGCATCGATCTCCGGGCCAAAGTTCACTCAAAAGGACTACTGCATCCGCACGAGCGTTGAATCCCGAGTCTGACCTGAATGCCACGGTGCTTCGGTTGGTCGCTCACCACCGTGCATCCGGACCCTAGGATGGGTCTGCTGTAGGAACAGGTGACATCTGATCTGTGGTGCTGTGAGGCCTCGCTGGAAGCGATGAGTACCATGCCCAAGCCCTACCCGCGCGAGTTCCGTGACGATGTCGTCCGCGTCGCCGAGAACCGTGAGCCCGGGTGCCGTTGCGTCAGATCGCGGCGGACTTCGGGATCAGAGAGACCTGCTTGCAGAACTGGATGCGTCAGGCTGCCGTCGAGACCGGGGCCAGGCCCGGGGCGACCGCGGCGGAGAACGCCGAGTTGCGTGAGCTGCGCAAGCGCAACCGGTTGCTGGAGCAGGAGAACGAGGTCCTCCCTCGCGCGGCGGCGTATTTCTCGCGGGCGCATCTGCCGGGAAGATGATGTACCCGCCCGTGGTCGAGCTCGCCGCCGACGGGATCCCCGTCGCGGTGACGTGCCGGGTGCTCAAGCTCGCGAGCCGTTCTACCGCTGGCTCACACGCCCGATCACCGATCGGGATCGCGACGAGGTGTACCGCGCGGACGCGTTGTTGACGCGCATCGGGACGACCCGGAGTTCGGGCACCGGTTCCTGACCGACGAGGCTCGTGATGCTGGAGAGGTCATGTCGGATCGGACGGCGTGGCGGATCTGCCGCGACAACGGCTGGTGGTCGACGTTCGGGCGCAAGCGCGGCAAGAACGGTAAGAAGGCAGGCCCGCCCGTCCACGACGACCTCGTCGAGCGCGTCTTCACCGCCGGCGCCCCGAACCGGTTGTGGTTGACGGACATCACCGAACACAAGATCGCGGAGGGCAAGCTCTACCTCTGCGCGTTCAAGGATGTGTTCTCGAACAAGATCGTCGGCTACTCCATCGACTCGCGCATGAAGTCCCGCCTCGTCGTGAACGCCATCCGCAACGCCGTCGCGCTGCGCGGCGACGTCGCTGGTTGCGTGGTTCACAGCGACAGGGGCTCGCAATTTCGTTCCCGGAAGGTGGTGCGCGAATTGGCATGTCACCGCATGGTCGGGTCGGTGGGGCGAGTGGGCGCGGCTGGCGACAACGCGGCCATGGAGAGCTTCTTCTCACTGCTGCAGCAGAACGTCCTCGACCGCCGCTCCTGGGCAACGCGACAGGAGCTGCGGATCGCGATCGTCACCTGGATCGAATGGACCTATCACCGCCGGCGCCGACAGGCTCGCCTCGGCCGTTTGACGCCCGTCGAATTCGAGACCATCATGACCAACACCCTGGCCCTCGCGGCCCAACCGAAACTGTCACCTATTCCCACAGCAGACCCAACCGATACCGAGCTTCACGGCGATCGTGCGGATTGCCTCGAATTCGGCTCGGATACTCGATCACATAGCGATCGCCCGCGACCAACTAAGGTCGTGGTCGTGAGCGTGTTCACAGCCGATGCGTCCGCACTGCCGACCACGCCCGGAGCTGACGAGCTTAGTGTGAACGCGGATCGGATCTTGGGCACCCGGCGCTCCGCTCTCGTGCTCGCGCTCACCGTCTTCGTGACGACCGTGATCCAGGTCCTTGCACAACCTGTGGCTTTTCTCATCGATGGTGAGGCCGAGTGGACCCTCGAGTTGCCGCCACCGCTCACGCTCTCCATCCTCATCCTCGGGTGCGCCGTACAAGCAGGCGCGTTCTTGTTGAGTGGTCGCTGGCCCGAGGCGACGGTTCTGATCACGACCGCTGTCTATATCTGTCTGGCTGTGGGCCTCGCGGTCCCAACGTGGCTGATCGGCATGTACCTCGTAATGGCGCTGTCGCTGTTCCTGCTGGCAACTCGGAATTCGGTCACCGTCTCAATCCTGTGGCTGGTGGGTGTCGTTGTGGTCACCGTCGGAGCACTGTTCCTATGGACTTTGGCGTACGGAATGTCAATTAATGCCGCAATGGGCTTCGTGACGGCCGAGGCAGTGCGGATCGCCGCGCCAGCGGCCGCCGGCACTGCGCTCGGCGCTTGGTGGGGAACGCAGTCTCGCCGCGTGAGCCTCGCGCGCATCGAGGCTGAGACGGCCAAGCGCTACCACACGCAGCGTGTCGAAGAAGCGCAGCAGCGGGAGCGGGCCCGGATCGCGCAGGAACTTCACGATGTGGCTGGACAGCACTTGGCGGGTCTGATCACCCTTGCCGACGCCGCGCTCACGATCGCCCCCGCGCAGCCGGAAGAAGCGCTGCACCTGGTCGAAGAGGTGCGAAACGAGGGCCGCTTCGCGGCAGCAAGCCTTGCGGGTGCTCTCGCTGATCTGCGCGCAGCAGGCACGGAGCCGCGTGAGATGACCCGGGACCTGCGACAGGCCAATGAGCTCGTCGAGTACTGGCAGACGCGGGGGATGCACATCCGGCTCGCCACGACCGGGCGTGTCGATGAGCTTCCGGCTGTCGTCTCGGCGACCGCGTATCGGTGCGCCCAGGAGGCCATCACCAACGCCGCAAAGCACGCGCCCGGCGCAGAGGTCGATATCGATATTGCCGCGCGGGTGGACCGTCTCGAGGTGACCATCCGGAACGGTCCATCGCCGGCCGGAACCGGCCCAATCGGGGGCCTCGACTTGGGCTGGGGACTCAGCGGGATCCGTGAACGCATCGACCTGCTGCGCGGCACACTGGTGTTCGGACCGACACCAGGGGGTGGCTGGATGATGAGGTTCGTCATCCCGGTCGCCCAACCCGACGGAGACTGAGACCAAGACGATGACGGCCAGACCCACCCCGATCCGCGTTCTGATCGCCGACGACAACCGCTCGGTTCGCAAAGGACTGCGCCTGCAGCTGGAATCAGCAGGTGGCGTACAAGTCCTCGGCGAGGTCTCCAACGGGGCGGACGCCGTCACGGTTGCACGCCGTGAGCGTGCCGACGTGGTGCTCATGGACCTGCAAATGCCTGGATTGAG
Proteins encoded:
- a CDS encoding sensor histidine kinase gives rise to the protein MGFVTAEAVRIAAPAAAGTALGAWWGTQSRRVSLARIEAETAKRYHTQRVEEAQQRERARIAQELHDVAGQHLAGLITLADAALTIAPAQPEEALHLVEEVRNEGRFAAASLAGALADLRAAGTEPREMTRDLRQANELVEYWQTRGMHIRLATTGRVDELPAVVSATAYRCAQEAITNAAKHAPGAEVDIDIAARVDRLEVTIRNGPSPAGTGPIGGLDLGWGLSGIRERIDLLRGTLVFGPTPGGGWMMRFVIPVAQPDGD